One Pyrococcus furiosus DSM 3638 genomic region harbors:
- a CDS encoding sulfide-dependent adenosine diphosphate thiazole synthase, producing the protein MLKDVVISRAIVESYFKDLLNNLELDVAIVGAGPSGMVAGYYLAKGGAKVAIFEKKLSIGGGIWGGGMGFNKIVVQEEAKEILDEFDIRYEEFEKGYYVADAIEVATTIASKTVKAGVKIFNMVEVEDLVVKDDRVSGIVINWTPVKMTGLHVDPLTVEAKYVIDSTGHGAQVTQFLLKRGLIEKIPGEGAMWAEMGEKLTVENTKEVFPGLYVTGMAANAVSGAPRMGPIFGGMFLSGRKAAMEILQKLGL; encoded by the coding sequence ATGCTGAAGGACGTTGTTATAAGTAGGGCTATAGTTGAGAGTTATTTCAAAGACCTCTTAAACAACTTGGAACTTGACGTTGCTATAGTAGGCGCAGGTCCTTCAGGGATGGTGGCTGGGTATTATCTTGCTAAAGGTGGAGCCAAAGTGGCCATATTTGAAAAGAAACTCTCCATAGGGGGAGGCATCTGGGGAGGAGGTATGGGATTCAACAAAATAGTGGTTCAAGAGGAAGCAAAAGAAATACTCGATGAATTCGATATAAGGTACGAAGAATTTGAGAAGGGATACTATGTTGCGGATGCCATAGAGGTTGCCACAACAATAGCTAGTAAAACTGTAAAGGCAGGAGTTAAGATATTCAATATGGTAGAGGTTGAAGATTTGGTTGTAAAAGACGATAGGGTAAGTGGAATTGTTATTAATTGGACTCCAGTTAAGATGACTGGGCTTCACGTTGACCCATTGACAGTTGAGGCAAAGTACGTCATAGATTCCACAGGACACGGGGCTCAAGTGACTCAATTCCTTCTAAAAAGAGGGTTAATCGAGAAGATCCCAGGAGAAGGTGCAATGTGGGCTGAGATGGGTGAAAAGCTGACAGTTGAGAATACAAAAGAAGTATTCCCAGGACTTTATGTTACTGGAATGGCGGCGAATGCTGTTAGCGGAGCTCCAAGGATGGGGCCAATCTTTGGTGGAATGTTTTTGAGCGGTAGAAAAGCTGCTATGGAAATACTTCAAAAACTTGGCCTCTAA
- the thiC gene encoding phosphomethylpyrimidine synthase ThiC, with product MTQMEEAKRGVITEEMKKIAKIEKIDPEKLRRSVAKGHTVIFRNVNHDWVVPVAVGQGVRVKVNANIGTSRDIVNVEEEIEKAKIAVKYGADTIMDLSTGGDLDFIRRKIMKAVNVPVGTVPIYQAAEEMLARGKAIIEMTEDDMWKAVEKHFKDGVDFVTIHAGVTKEVVEKLKRVNRVVGMVSRGGTFLAAWILHWGEENPFYKNYEYLLELAKEYDVVLSLGDGLRPGGLPDAGDELQIAELYTIGRLVKRAREFGVQTMVEGPGHVPIDQIPTHIRLMKIASDNAPVYVLGPIVTDIFPGYDHISAAIGGAIAALNGADFLCYVTPAEHLGLPTIEHVKEGVIATKIAAHAVNLTRFEEDFKIDYQMSLARGKLNWKEQFKIAFDKEKFIEIRKERPTKSEACSMCGDLCAIKIVREMLGHKARS from the coding sequence ATGACTCAGATGGAAGAAGCCAAAAGAGGAGTAATTACGGAAGAAATGAAGAAGATTGCAAAAATTGAGAAAATAGACCCAGAAAAATTAAGGAGAAGTGTTGCAAAAGGACATACTGTTATTTTTAGGAATGTAAATCACGATTGGGTTGTTCCGGTGGCGGTGGGTCAAGGGGTTAGGGTTAAGGTCAACGCAAACATAGGGACTTCAAGGGATATAGTAAACGTGGAAGAAGAGATCGAAAAGGCAAAGATAGCTGTAAAATATGGAGCCGACACTATAATGGATCTCTCCACGGGAGGGGATCTAGACTTCATTAGAAGAAAGATAATGAAAGCTGTGAACGTTCCCGTGGGAACAGTGCCAATATACCAAGCTGCAGAAGAAATGCTTGCAAGGGGAAAGGCCATAATAGAGATGACAGAAGATGATATGTGGAAAGCGGTAGAGAAACACTTTAAAGATGGCGTAGACTTTGTCACAATACATGCTGGAGTAACAAAGGAAGTTGTTGAGAAGTTAAAGAGAGTAAATAGGGTAGTTGGAATGGTATCAAGAGGAGGCACATTTTTGGCAGCATGGATACTTCACTGGGGCGAAGAAAATCCCTTCTATAAAAATTATGAGTACTTACTAGAGCTTGCAAAGGAGTATGACGTAGTTCTCAGTTTAGGCGATGGTCTTAGGCCTGGAGGGCTTCCCGATGCCGGAGATGAGCTTCAAATTGCAGAGCTCTACACTATAGGAAGACTAGTAAAGAGGGCTAGGGAATTTGGAGTTCAAACTATGGTAGAAGGGCCAGGTCATGTGCCAATAGACCAGATACCAACTCATATAAGGCTCATGAAGATTGCAAGTGACAATGCACCGGTTTATGTGCTTGGTCCAATAGTTACCGATATCTTCCCTGGCTATGACCACATTTCCGCAGCCATTGGAGGTGCAATTGCAGCTTTAAATGGAGCAGACTTCCTCTGCTATGTAACTCCAGCTGAGCATTTAGGCCTTCCAACCATAGAGCATGTAAAAGAAGGAGTAATAGCAACGAAAATAGCAGCTCATGCAGTAAACCTAACAAGATTTGAGGAAGACTTTAAGATTGACTACCAGATGAGCCTTGCTAGAGGAAAGCTCAACTGGAAAGAGCAATTTAAGATCGCATTTGACAAAGAGAAATTTATCGAGATAAGAAAAGAGAGGCCAACAAAGAGTGAAGCGTGCTCCATGTGTGGAGATCTTTGCGCAATTAAGATTGTAAGGGAAATGCTTGGACACAAGGCAAGAAGCTAA
- a CDS encoding NAD(P)/FAD-dependent oxidoreductase, producing the protein MRIVVIGSGTAGSNFALFMRKLDRKAEITVIGKEETMQYSPCALPHVISGVIEKPEDVIVFPNEFYEKQRIKLLLNTEAKKIDRERKVVVTDKGEIPYDKLVIATGSKAFVPPIKGVENEGVFTLKSLEDVRKIKEFIKKRNPKNAVVIGAGLIGLEGAEAFAKLGMKVTVVELLEHLLPTMLDKDIAKIVEENMRKYGVDFKFGVGVDEIIGDPVEKVKVGEEEIDADIVLVATGVRANVELAKEAGLEVNRGIVVNEYLQTSDPDIYAIGDCAEVIDAVTGKRTLSQLGTSAVRMAKVAAENIAGRNVKFRPVFNTAITEIFDLEIGAFGITEERAKKEEIEVVVGKFRGSTKPEYYPGGKPIVVKLIFRKEDRRLIGAQIVGGERVWGRIMTLSALAQKGATVEDVVYLETAYAPPISPTIDPITIAAEMAMRKL; encoded by the coding sequence ATGAGAATAGTTGTTATAGGTTCGGGAACTGCAGGAAGCAACTTTGCACTTTTTATGAGGAAATTGGACAGAAAAGCCGAGATAACAGTAATTGGAAAAGAAGAAACAATGCAATATTCTCCCTGCGCTTTGCCTCACGTCATAAGCGGAGTTATAGAAAAGCCCGAAGATGTAATAGTTTTCCCCAATGAATTTTATGAAAAGCAGAGAATTAAGCTCCTCCTAAACACTGAAGCTAAGAAAATAGACAGGGAAAGGAAAGTCGTTGTCACTGATAAGGGTGAAATTCCATACGACAAGCTTGTTATAGCAACAGGTTCTAAGGCTTTTGTCCCTCCAATAAAGGGAGTAGAAAATGAGGGAGTTTTCACACTGAAGAGCCTAGAAGATGTCCGAAAGATAAAGGAGTTTATTAAAAAGAGAAATCCAAAGAACGCCGTTGTGATCGGCGCGGGTTTAATTGGGCTGGAAGGAGCCGAAGCTTTCGCAAAGCTAGGAATGAAGGTTACAGTTGTTGAGCTTTTAGAGCACCTCTTGCCCACCATGCTGGACAAAGATATTGCTAAAATAGTCGAAGAAAACATGAGAAAGTACGGAGTAGACTTCAAATTTGGAGTTGGAGTGGATGAAATAATAGGAGATCCAGTGGAAAAAGTAAAAGTGGGAGAGGAGGAAATCGACGCTGATATAGTTCTTGTAGCTACTGGTGTTAGGGCGAATGTAGAGTTAGCCAAAGAGGCAGGACTTGAGGTCAACAGGGGAATAGTCGTAAATGAATACCTCCAAACTAGTGACCCAGATATCTATGCAATAGGAGACTGTGCTGAGGTTATAGATGCAGTCACTGGAAAAAGAACTCTCAGCCAACTTGGAACTTCAGCAGTTAGAATGGCAAAAGTTGCTGCAGAGAACATAGCTGGGAGAAATGTGAAGTTTAGACCAGTATTCAACACTGCCATAACTGAGATCTTTGATCTTGAAATTGGAGCCTTTGGTATTACAGAGGAGAGGGCCAAGAAGGAGGAAATCGAAGTGGTTGTAGGAAAATTCAGAGGTTCAACGAAACCTGAATACTACCCAGGAGGAAAGCCGATAGTTGTTAAGTTAATCTTTAGGAAAGAAGACAGAAGACTAATAGGTGCTCAAATAGTGGGCGGAGAAAGAGTTTGGGGGAGAATAATGACACTTTCTGCATTAGCCCAGAAAGGAGCTACCGTTGAAGATGTTGTCTATCTTGAAACTGCCTATGCTCCTCCAATAAGCCCAACTATAGATCCAATTACGATAGCAGCTGAGATGGCTATGAGAAAGTTATGA
- a CDS encoding NfeD family protein, whose product MKKAIMILTIFTLLLFAQGVKGRDSNVVYVAQITGQITSYTFDQFDRYISIAERNNARAIIIELDTPGGRGDAMMEIIQRIQQAKVPVIIYVYPPGASAASAGTYIALGAHLIAMAPGTSIGACRPILGYSQNGSIVEAPPKIVNHYIAYIKSLAEESGRNATIAEKFITEDLSLTPEEALKYGVIEVIARDVDDLLEKANGMTTKIPVNGRYIKLNFTNVEVRYLEPSLKDKLITYITDPNISYILLTLGIWALILGFLTPGWHVPETIGAIMIILAILGFGYFGYNAAGLLLIIVGMLFFVAEALTPTFGLFTVAGLISFILGGILLFGGGNVEYLVSKDVFSQLRLIIIILGVIIALFFAFGMAAVIRAHRRKAATGKEEMIGSEGTVVEELNPEGMIKVRGELWKARSKDGEKIEKGEKVKVVGMEGLTLIVVRKKEEGGK is encoded by the coding sequence ATGAAAAAGGCAATAATGATACTTACGATCTTCACTTTGCTACTCTTTGCCCAGGGTGTGAAAGGAAGAGACAGCAATGTTGTTTATGTAGCTCAAATTACAGGCCAGATAACATCATACACCTTTGACCAATTTGACCGCTACATCTCAATAGCTGAAAGAAACAATGCTAGGGCAATAATCATTGAGCTAGACACGCCAGGAGGAAGAGGAGACGCAATGATGGAAATAATTCAGAGAATACAACAGGCAAAGGTTCCTGTAATAATTTATGTCTATCCTCCAGGAGCATCAGCTGCTTCTGCGGGAACTTACATAGCCTTAGGCGCCCATTTAATAGCCATGGCTCCTGGGACAAGCATAGGAGCCTGTAGGCCTATTCTCGGATATTCACAAAATGGATCAATAGTAGAAGCACCCCCTAAGATCGTTAATCATTATATAGCCTACATAAAAAGCCTCGCCGAGGAAAGTGGGAGAAATGCCACTATAGCTGAGAAGTTTATAACAGAAGACCTCAGCCTTACCCCAGAAGAAGCTCTAAAGTATGGAGTTATTGAAGTCATAGCAAGAGATGTCGATGATCTTCTGGAGAAAGCAAACGGAATGACAACTAAAATCCCAGTGAATGGAAGATACATAAAACTAAACTTCACTAATGTGGAAGTTCGGTATTTAGAACCCTCCTTAAAAGACAAACTAATTACCTACATAACTGATCCAAATATATCCTACATACTCTTAACTCTGGGAATCTGGGCCCTAATACTCGGGTTTCTAACTCCTGGATGGCATGTTCCAGAGACAATTGGAGCAATAATGATAATCCTTGCAATCCTAGGGTTCGGTTACTTTGGCTACAACGCAGCGGGCCTATTATTAATAATAGTGGGGATGTTGTTCTTTGTTGCAGAAGCCCTAACACCAACATTTGGCTTATTCACAGTAGCTGGTCTTATTTCCTTTATCCTAGGGGGAATTCTACTGTTTGGAGGGGGGAACGTGGAGTATCTAGTGAGTAAAGATGTCTTTTCCCAGCTCAGACTTATAATAATAATCCTGGGGGTGATAATTGCACTGTTCTTTGCCTTTGGCATGGCTGCAGTAATAAGAGCACATAGAAGAAAAGCTGCCACAGGAAAGGAGGAAATGATAGGAAGTGAAGGAACCGTTGTTGAGGAACTAAATCCGGAGGGGATGATAAAGGTTAGAGGAGAATTGTGGAAGGCAAGGAGTAAGGATGGAGAAAAAATAGAGAAAGGTGAAAAGGTAAAAGTTGTGGGAATGGAAGGCTTGACCCTTATTGTTGTTAGAAAGAAAGAGGAGGGTGGTAAGTGA
- a CDS encoding slipin family protein, translated as MATPIGFFTAAIILLFILIFLSSAIKIVKEYERAVIFRLGRVVGARGPGLFFIIPIFEKAVIVDLRTQVLDVPVQETITKDNVPVRVNAVVYFRVVDPVKAVTQVKNYIMATSQISQTTLRSVIGQAHLDELLSERDKLNMQLQRIIDEATDPWGIKVTAVEIKDVELPAGMQRAMAKQAEAERERRARILLAEAERQAAEKLREAARIISEHPMALQLRTLQTISDVASDKSNVIVLTLPMEMLKLFKTLSEAAEAYREKVEKEKEKE; from the coding sequence ATGGCCACGCCAATAGGGTTTTTTACTGCAGCAATAATTTTGTTATTTATTTTGATTTTCCTTTCAAGTGCAATAAAGATAGTAAAGGAATATGAGAGGGCGGTGATATTCAGGCTAGGTAGAGTTGTAGGAGCAAGAGGACCAGGATTGTTCTTCATAATCCCAATATTCGAAAAGGCCGTAATAGTGGATCTTAGAACTCAAGTACTTGACGTCCCCGTCCAGGAGACAATAACCAAGGACAACGTTCCAGTTAGAGTAAATGCTGTAGTTTACTTCAGGGTCGTTGATCCTGTTAAAGCTGTCACCCAAGTAAAGAACTACATTATGGCAACCTCTCAGATTTCTCAGACGACATTGAGAAGTGTAATAGGTCAGGCCCACCTGGATGAACTCCTCAGTGAAAGAGATAAGCTCAACATGCAACTTCAAAGAATAATCGATGAGGCAACGGATCCATGGGGAATAAAAGTAACAGCTGTAGAGATTAAGGACGTGGAGCTACCAGCAGGAATGCAGAGAGCCATGGCAAAGCAGGCTGAAGCTGAGAGAGAAAGAAGAGCAAGGATTCTATTGGCAGAAGCTGAAAGGCAGGCAGCTGAGAAGCTTAGAGAAGCTGCAAGAATTATAAGCGAGCACCCAATGGCACTGCAACTTAGAACTCTCCAAACGATAAGCGACGTGGCAAGTGACAAGAGCAATGTTATTGTTCTCACCCTACCAATGGAAATGCTAAAGTTATTCAAGACACTTAGTGAAGCTGCAGAAGCATACAGAGAAAAAGTTGAAAAAGAGAAAGAAAAAGAGTGA
- the malP gene encoding maltodextrin phosphorylase, protein MVKVENSIKKKIEKKLPENLKKLAELAYNYWWSWDDKAMKLWQRIDEDHWREYKNPVKLLLDVPESRLKELSRDDTFLDLYELVIERFNSYLNPETTWFSTNYPKWDKPIVYLCMEYGISKSLPIYSGGLGILAGDHLKTASDLGLPLIGIGLLYKHGYFKQEIDKNGRQIEIFPEYNISEMPIRQVLNEDGSPLLIDVPMENRIVKARVFLVKVGRVDLYLLDTDVPENNEEDRKICDYLYNAEPDKRIKQEILLGIGGMRLLKALGIEPGVIHLNEGHPAFANFERIRWLMDEGLSFEEALEVVRGTSVFTTHTPVPAGHDVFPADFVREKLAKFFEGLPAEKFLDLGRRFPGDSNFNMTVLSIKTSNFVNGVSKLHAKITREMWADLWKGVPIDEIPIEGITNGVHTATWVHESIAKLYDIYLGKIWREHINLEGIWYAIERIPDEELWEAHLKAKREFIDLVRRKIMRRNERLGIEEPLPDIDENALIIGFARRFATYKRAVLLFTDLERLKRIVNNPERPVYIVFGGKAHPRDEAGKEFLRRVYEVSQMPEFKGKIILIENYDMGSARLFVSGVDVWLNTPRRPLEASGTSGMKAGLNGVINLSVYDGWWVEGYNGRNGWVVGDTTTEPESEEDDYWDAMSLYDLLENVVIPMYYENREAWIRMMKESIKSIAPNFSTHRMLKEYITKFYSKAIELGIFLSRDDYRWAKEIAKWKEKIAREWENVNIEDVKVNKHVIEAIVNLGDLTPEDVRLEIYYGLVDGEQGLINANTVELRPVKALGNGKYIYKYEGRALERLQEPCWMYKLRIYAHHPMLPTKFLLGGYIKWKDIEKKE, encoded by the coding sequence ATGGTTAAAGTGGAGAATTCAATTAAGAAAAAAATTGAGAAAAAGCTTCCTGAAAACTTAAAGAAACTCGCAGAATTGGCCTACAACTATTGGTGGAGCTGGGATGATAAGGCAATGAAGCTATGGCAGAGAATTGATGAAGATCACTGGAGAGAGTATAAGAATCCAGTGAAATTACTTCTTGATGTTCCAGAGTCTAGATTGAAAGAATTATCAAGGGATGATACCTTCTTAGACTTATATGAACTCGTAATTGAGAGGTTCAACTCTTACCTCAATCCAGAAACCACTTGGTTTTCAACTAATTATCCAAAGTGGGATAAGCCAATAGTTTACCTATGTATGGAGTACGGTATAAGTAAGAGCCTTCCCATCTATTCAGGTGGGCTTGGAATACTTGCCGGAGATCACTTAAAGACAGCCAGTGATCTTGGCCTTCCTTTGATTGGAATAGGATTACTCTACAAACATGGGTACTTCAAGCAAGAAATAGACAAGAATGGAAGACAAATAGAGATCTTCCCCGAGTATAATATCTCTGAGATGCCCATAAGACAAGTTCTAAATGAAGATGGGTCTCCCCTCCTGATAGATGTTCCGATGGAGAATAGAATCGTTAAAGCGAGAGTTTTTCTGGTAAAAGTGGGGAGAGTAGATTTGTACCTCTTAGATACTGATGTTCCTGAAAATAACGAGGAAGATAGAAAAATCTGTGATTATCTCTATAATGCAGAGCCCGATAAGAGGATAAAGCAGGAAATTCTACTGGGTATTGGAGGAATGAGACTATTAAAAGCTTTAGGAATAGAACCTGGAGTTATTCACTTAAATGAAGGCCATCCAGCTTTTGCAAACTTCGAGAGAATAAGATGGTTAATGGATGAAGGTTTGAGCTTTGAAGAGGCTTTAGAAGTAGTGAGGGGAACGAGTGTCTTTACAACGCACACCCCAGTACCAGCAGGGCACGATGTCTTTCCAGCGGACTTTGTTAGAGAAAAGCTTGCTAAGTTCTTTGAAGGACTGCCAGCAGAAAAATTCCTCGACCTTGGAAGAAGATTCCCAGGAGATTCGAACTTTAACATGACAGTATTATCTATTAAGACTTCAAACTTTGTTAACGGTGTGAGCAAATTACATGCAAAGATAACTAGAGAAATGTGGGCTGATTTATGGAAAGGAGTGCCAATAGATGAAATCCCAATTGAGGGTATTACCAACGGAGTCCACACAGCTACTTGGGTGCATGAGAGCATAGCAAAGCTCTACGATATTTATCTTGGAAAGATTTGGAGAGAGCATATAAACCTTGAGGGTATATGGTATGCAATCGAGAGAATTCCAGACGAAGAGTTGTGGGAGGCTCACCTAAAGGCAAAGAGAGAGTTCATTGACCTAGTAAGACGGAAGATTATGAGAAGAAACGAGAGACTGGGAATAGAGGAGCCTCTCCCAGATATAGATGAGAACGCACTCATAATTGGATTTGCCAGAAGATTTGCAACTTATAAGAGAGCAGTGCTCCTATTTACAGACTTAGAGAGACTTAAGAGAATAGTAAATAACCCAGAAAGGCCTGTATACATTGTTTTTGGTGGCAAAGCTCATCCCAGGGACGAGGCTGGTAAGGAATTCCTGAGAAGAGTGTATGAAGTCTCTCAAATGCCAGAATTCAAGGGTAAGATAATCCTCATAGAGAACTATGACATGGGTTCAGCAAGGCTGTTTGTTTCGGGAGTGGATGTTTGGTTGAATACTCCCAGGAGGCCATTGGAGGCTAGCGGAACAAGCGGAATGAAGGCAGGACTTAACGGTGTAATAAATTTGAGCGTCTACGATGGTTGGTGGGTTGAAGGATATAATGGTAGAAACGGTTGGGTAGTCGGTGACACTACTACAGAACCAGAAAGCGAGGAAGATGACTACTGGGATGCAATGAGTCTTTATGACCTCTTGGAAAACGTCGTAATTCCAATGTATTATGAGAACAGGGAAGCTTGGATAAGGATGATGAAAGAGAGCATAAAGAGCATTGCTCCTAACTTTAGCACTCACAGAATGCTAAAAGAGTATATAACGAAGTTCTACTCAAAAGCCATAGAACTAGGAATATTCTTGAGTAGAGATGACTACAGATGGGCAAAAGAAATAGCTAAGTGGAAAGAAAAAATTGCAAGAGAGTGGGAGAATGTTAACATTGAAGATGTGAAGGTCAACAAACACGTTATAGAGGCGATAGTAAATCTTGGAGATCTAACTCCAGAGGACGTAAGATTAGAAATCTACTATGGTCTCGTCGATGGGGAACAAGGCTTGATAAATGCCAACACAGTCGAGCTAAGGCCAGTAAAAGCACTTGGAAATGGAAAATACATATACAAGTATGAGGGTAGAGCTCTTGAGAGGCTTCAAGAGCCCTGCTGGATGTACAAGCTTAGAATCTATGCCCACCACCCAATGCTACCTACAAAATTCCTCCTGGGTGGTTACATAAAATGGAAAGATATTGAAAAGAAAGAGTAG
- a CDS encoding [protein ADP-ribosylglutamate] hydrolase → MIKVVKGDITKFRAEAIVNAANKYLEHGGGVAYAIAKAAAGDVREYIRISKEAMREQLGKDWIDHGEVVVTPPLQLEKNGVKYVIHTVGPYCGGSWDEDKKSKLKLAILGALKKADELGVKSIAFPAISAGIYGCPLEKVVETFVEVVKEFLPSAKSLREVFLVLYSQEDYEKALKIVGQGGV, encoded by the coding sequence ATGATCAAGGTTGTTAAAGGGGATATTACAAAATTTAGAGCTGAGGCAATTGTCAATGCTGCTAACAAGTATCTAGAGCATGGAGGGGGAGTAGCTTATGCAATTGCAAAAGCTGCTGCTGGAGACGTTAGGGAGTACATCAGAATAAGCAAGGAAGCTATGCGAGAGCAACTGGGGAAAGATTGGATTGATCATGGTGAAGTTGTAGTCACCCCACCCCTTCAATTAGAAAAGAATGGAGTTAAATACGTGATTCACACCGTTGGTCCCTATTGTGGAGGTTCCTGGGACGAAGATAAAAAGAGCAAATTAAAGTTGGCTATACTGGGAGCTTTGAAAAAGGCTGATGAACTTGGGGTTAAAAGCATAGCATTTCCAGCAATAAGTGCTGGAATCTATGGTTGTCCTTTGGAGAAGGTTGTTGAGACTTTTGTAGAAGTAGTTAAGGAATTCCTGCCTTCCGCTAAATCCCTAAGAGAAGTGTTTCTAGTCTTGTACTCTCAAGAGGATTACGAAAAAGCTCTAAAAATAGTAGGGCAAGGAGGTGTTTGA
- a CDS encoding DUF835 domain-containing protein, with translation MWIFQPNFIIGLSFLFLYAMFFYFYYTRNKLEMLYFSIAFLAMALWVFVGDYTKPLTLAMFSGAIWLGTLEILNGTLLPRNGRGIKWVAIAPFAASILFYKSSISLVVSIAFLLMAAIVMIIAHEKPVKASGMLVGILSLVLLLPTKISIYLIFAILVAFGYLMLSTSKKEILTFLSPVGEELQTNKSGLRICKEFPEIELDNAVVFSREPQNKEDWFWITKVEGKNTIDPNKLEKLVDIASKKLENGKIVIIDCLDYLILENGFEPVAKMLAYLRDVSILNNSKVICVGDLSWLSKKELAMLEKIMGDYHDQGC, from the coding sequence ATGTGGATCTTCCAGCCAAACTTCATTATAGGGCTCTCTTTCCTATTTCTCTATGCCATGTTTTTCTACTTCTACTATACACGGAATAAGTTAGAGATGCTATACTTTTCAATAGCATTCTTAGCTATGGCCTTATGGGTATTTGTGGGAGATTACACTAAGCCACTTACCCTTGCAATGTTTTCTGGAGCCATTTGGCTTGGAACCTTAGAGATTTTAAATGGAACATTACTCCCAAGAAATGGAAGGGGAATAAAGTGGGTTGCTATAGCTCCATTTGCAGCCTCAATATTATTCTACAAAAGTTCTATATCTCTCGTAGTTAGCATTGCCTTTCTCCTAATGGCAGCCATAGTAATGATAATAGCTCATGAAAAACCCGTAAAAGCCAGCGGGATGTTGGTGGGAATACTTTCTCTAGTGCTCTTATTGCCAACTAAAATTTCCATATACTTGATATTCGCCATTCTAGTGGCGTTTGGGTATCTCATGTTATCAACTAGTAAAAAAGAAATTTTGACTTTTCTCTCTCCAGTGGGTGAAGAACTGCAGACTAATAAGTCTGGATTGAGAATATGCAAGGAATTTCCAGAAATTGAACTAGATAATGCTGTTGTATTCTCGAGAGAGCCTCAAAATAAAGAGGATTGGTTCTGGATTACAAAGGTTGAAGGAAAAAATACAATAGATCCCAATAAACTAGAAAAATTAGTTGATATCGCGAGTAAGAAACTAGAGAATGGAAAAATCGTTATAATAGACTGTCTTGACTATTTAATTTTGGAAAATGGATTTGAACCTGTTGCAAAGATGCTGGCATATCTTCGAGATGTTAGTATTCTGAACAACTCGAAAGTAATTTGCGTTGGAGATTTAAGCTGGCTTTCAAAAAAAGAGCTTGCCATGTTGGAAAAAATAATGGGTGATTACCATGATCAAGGTTGTTAA
- a CDS encoding amidohydrolase family protein has translation MIIKNGMIIYGDEFTIVRSDVLIEDGVIKEVGKNIRAPADMVIDASSHLVIPGLINAHTHVSMVLLRGLAEDVPLQEWLQNYIWPRERELKRKDIYWGTLLGLVEMARSGVTTFVDMYFHIEEVAKATIEVGLRGFLGYGMVDLENREKLEVEIKETEKFYEYVTKINSPLVNFVLAPHAPYTCSLECLKWVSKKANQWNVPVTIHLSETKKEVEEIRKKYGMTPTQLLDEVGLLNEKLIAAHGVWLSEEELRMLSSANATVVHCPASNMKLGSGVFPLRKALDLGVNVALGTDGAASNNTLDMLREMRLASLLQKVAHLNPAIVKSEEILKMATVNPAKALGLKSGVIKEGYIADLALINLRRPHLLPLNSPTSLLIYSARGGDVDTLFVNGEIVILDGEFLTVNEEKILDKFLKVIE, from the coding sequence GTGATAATTAAAAATGGAATGATCATTTATGGTGATGAGTTTACAATTGTGAGATCTGATGTACTTATTGAAGATGGTGTGATAAAGGAAGTGGGGAAAAACATTAGAGCTCCGGCTGATATGGTTATCGACGCTTCTTCTCATCTAGTAATTCCTGGGTTAATTAATGCTCATACTCATGTGTCAATGGTTTTACTCAGAGGTTTGGCAGAGGATGTCCCACTCCAAGAATGGCTTCAAAATTATATATGGCCCAGGGAAAGAGAGCTTAAGAGGAAGGATATATACTGGGGAACTCTTCTTGGATTAGTTGAAATGGCTCGTTCTGGAGTAACCACGTTTGTTGACATGTACTTTCACATAGAGGAGGTAGCAAAAGCGACAATAGAAGTTGGTCTGAGGGGGTTCTTGGGATACGGAATGGTTGATTTGGAAAACAGAGAGAAGCTTGAAGTTGAGATTAAGGAGACTGAGAAATTTTATGAGTATGTAACAAAAATAAATTCTCCGCTTGTAAACTTTGTCTTAGCTCCTCATGCTCCCTATACTTGCTCTCTAGAGTGTTTAAAGTGGGTTTCTAAAAAAGCCAATCAATGGAACGTTCCAGTGACAATTCATCTTTCTGAAACCAAGAAAGAAGTGGAGGAAATAAGGAAGAAATATGGAATGACCCCTACCCAATTGTTGGATGAAGTTGGTCTGCTCAATGAAAAATTAATAGCTGCACATGGAGTTTGGTTAAGTGAGGAAGAGTTGAGGATGCTTTCTTCTGCAAATGCCACTGTAGTTCACTGCCCAGCAAGCAATATGAAACTTGGAAGTGGTGTCTTTCCATTGAGAAAAGCTCTCGACCTTGGAGTGAATGTGGCCCTCGGAACGGATGGAGCTGCAAGTAACAATACTCTTGATATGCTGAGAGAAATGAGATTGGCCAGCCTTCTTCAAAAAGTTGCCCATTTAAATCCAGCAATAGTAAAGTCAGAAGAAATTTTGAAAATGGCGACAGTGAATCCAGCAAAGGCATTAGGACTCAAGAGTGGAGTGATAAAAGAGGGGTATATTGCAGATTTAGCGCTGATAAACCTAAGAAGGCCGCACTTATTACCTCTCAATTCTCCAACATCTCTGCTGATCTATTCGGCAAGAGGAGGGGACGTTGATACACTCTTTGTAAATGGAGAGATAGTGATATTAGATGGAGAGTTTTTAACGGTAAATGAAGAAAAAATATTAGATAAGTTTTTGAAGGTGATCGAATAA